A portion of the Actomonas aquatica genome contains these proteins:
- a CDS encoding potassium channel family protein, with amino-acid sequence MVKKTLSADARLAASDLLITDAMQVLPPTENPEDLGPFQFGVLVLSLVLLAGLGAELVLPVPEEIQRLIFYIDTIICGLLFIDFAIRFAHAESKLRFMKWGWFDLLAAVPAIEAFRILRVVRVVRLLIVIRSFRRLYRILLESKTSAGLTGVLVLTFLVISFGSIGVLFAEHDAPNANILTANDALWWSVTTTTTVGYGDKYPVTAAGRIIATFLMVAGIGMFGTLSGVAAGIFLGGDKNEPASGEAQQQILARLEAMQTELNALRRDRDGPISKGTSPAGNDAPPPPS; translated from the coding sequence GTGGTTAAAAAAACCTTGTCCGCCGACGCTCGCCTAGCGGCATCGGATTTGCTCATAACGGACGCCATGCAGGTGCTTCCGCCCACTGAAAATCCCGAGGATCTGGGTCCCTTCCAATTTGGCGTGCTGGTCTTGTCGCTCGTCCTGCTGGCCGGACTCGGCGCCGAACTCGTGCTGCCGGTTCCCGAAGAGATCCAGCGCCTGATCTTCTACATCGATACCATCATCTGCGGCCTGCTGTTCATCGATTTTGCCATCCGCTTTGCCCACGCCGAGTCGAAGCTGCGCTTCATGAAATGGGGTTGGTTCGACCTGCTCGCGGCCGTGCCGGCGATCGAAGCCTTTCGTATTCTCCGCGTCGTGCGGGTGGTGCGCCTGCTCATCGTCATCCGCTCCTTCCGCCGCCTCTACCGCATCCTCCTCGAAAGCAAAACCAGCGCCGGTCTGACCGGTGTGCTCGTGCTCACCTTCCTCGTCATTTCCTTCGGCTCCATCGGCGTCTTGTTTGCGGAGCACGACGCGCCCAACGCCAACATCCTCACCGCCAACGACGCCCTGTGGTGGAGCGTCACCACGACCACCACCGTCGGTTACGGCGACAAGTATCCGGTCACTGCCGCCGGTCGCATCATCGCCACCTTCCTCATGGTCGCGGGCATCGGCATGTTCGGCACGCTCAGCGGTGTGGCGGCCGGCATCTTCCTCGGCGGCGACAAAAACGAACCCGCCTCCGGCGAAGCCCAGCAACAAATCCTCGCCCGCCTCGAAGCGATGCAAACCGAGCTCAACGCCCTCCGCCGCGACCGCGACGGCCCGATATCCAAAGGCACCTCCCCGGCAGGCAACGACGCCCCTCCACCGCCGAGCTAA
- a CDS encoding calcium/sodium antiporter — translation MPPFLLLIIGLAILTFGAELLVRGASALALRLGLTPLVVGLTVVAFGTSAPELVVSLQAAQRDAAAIAVGNVIGSNLCNLALIMGLCALCRPLTANHAVIRREVPLLIIATVVSALLLLNDHLAAWESGILFLCLIAYTWLTLRQAKQDPDQSLGEEVPAPVNLPLATVLSLGGLGLLLWGSDLFVDGAVTLARQWGWSETLIGLTIVAIGTSLPELAISLVAVLKGENDVAIGNLVGSSLFNLLGILGATGLASGGTMAHLDYVDLGALVLITAAIFPLVKTGGRINRAEGAFLLLSYAAYSAWLVVHKVA, via the coding sequence ATGCCGCCTTTTCTGCTCCTCATCATCGGCCTCGCCATCCTGACCTTCGGCGCCGAACTCCTCGTCCGCGGGGCGTCCGCCCTCGCCTTGCGGCTCGGTCTCACTCCCTTGGTGGTGGGTCTCACCGTCGTCGCCTTTGGCACCAGCGCCCCCGAGTTGGTCGTTTCCCTGCAAGCCGCCCAGCGCGACGCCGCCGCCATCGCCGTGGGCAACGTGATCGGGTCCAATCTCTGCAACCTCGCCCTGATCATGGGCCTGTGCGCCCTCTGCCGCCCGCTCACGGCCAACCACGCCGTCATCCGCCGTGAGGTCCCGCTGCTCATCATCGCCACCGTGGTCAGCGCGCTGCTGCTGCTCAATGACCACCTCGCCGCGTGGGAATCCGGCATCCTCTTCCTCTGCCTCATCGCCTACACGTGGCTCACCTTGCGCCAGGCCAAACAGGATCCCGATCAATCGCTGGGCGAAGAGGTGCCGGCGCCGGTGAACCTCCCGCTCGCCACCGTGCTCTCCCTCGGCGGACTCGGCCTCCTGCTCTGGGGCTCCGATCTCTTCGTCGACGGCGCTGTCACGCTCGCCCGCCAGTGGGGTTGGAGTGAGACGCTCATCGGCCTCACCATCGTCGCCATCGGCACCAGCTTGCCCGAACTCGCCATCTCGCTCGTTGCGGTGCTGAAAGGCGAAAACGACGTCGCCATCGGCAACCTCGTGGGCTCCTCGCTCTTCAACCTGCTCGGCATTCTCGGTGCGACCGGACTCGCCTCCGGCGGCACCATGGCCCACCTCGACTACGTTGACTTAGGCGCCCTCGTGCTCATCACCGCCGCCATCTTCCCGCTCGTCAAAACCGGCGGCCGCATCAACCGCGCCGAAGGCGCCTTCCTCCTCCTGTCCTACGCCGCCTACTCTGCCTGGCTCGTCGTCCACAAAGTCGCCTAG
- a CDS encoding DoxX family protein: protein MMKKFLFLDFAPTSRDAALLLWRVAIGGMMFALHGLPKLLKVGSMPGGFPDPLGIGNALSYWATIGNEVVAALFLVAGLCTRWAALWLTFTMAIAFFVVHEAKVDEAEMALLYMVITLPLIVAGGGRYSLDAKWGANRV, encoded by the coding sequence ATGATGAAGAAATTCCTCTTTCTCGATTTTGCGCCGACCTCGCGGGACGCGGCGCTGTTGCTGTGGCGGGTGGCGATCGGCGGGATGATGTTCGCTCTGCATGGGCTGCCCAAGCTGCTCAAGGTGGGCTCCATGCCCGGCGGTTTTCCGGATCCGCTGGGGATCGGAAATGCGCTGAGTTATTGGGCGACGATCGGCAACGAAGTGGTGGCGGCGCTGTTTCTGGTGGCGGGCCTGTGCACGCGTTGGGCGGCACTGTGGCTGACCTTCACGATGGCGATCGCGTTCTTCGTCGTGCACGAGGCCAAGGTCGACGAAGCCGAGATGGCGCTGCTCTACATGGTGATCACGCTGCCGCTCATCGTCGCGGGTGGCGGCCGCTACTCGCTGGACGCCAAGTGGGGCGCGAATCGGGTCTGA
- a CDS encoding Gfo/Idh/MocA family protein — MPPTKIALIGCGNISKAYFEGCAHYPILDLCAVADLNVAHAQKVAAERGLTFGGSVDELLARDDIEIVVNLTIPAAHAEVNRRALAAGKHVYCEKPFALTAADTAAVVAEAAAAGLRVGSAPDTFLGAGLQTARQLIDAGAIGTPVAATGFMLCPGHESWHPSPDFYYKFGGGPMFDMGPYYLTALVHLLGPVARVSGTARQTFAERTITSQPRAGEKVAVEVPTHFSSTLEFANGPIGTLVMSFDVPKTDLPHIIIHGTAGTLRVCDPNRFDDPCFLAPAGSTDFAPVTMTHATGRARGSGVADLATALRSGRPHRANGQLAHHVVELMEAATRSGTEGKHIVIESTCPRPAALPTELPSSEFEA, encoded by the coding sequence ATGCCCCCCACCAAGATTGCGCTCATCGGCTGCGGTAACATCTCCAAGGCCTACTTCGAGGGCTGCGCCCACTACCCCATTCTCGACCTCTGTGCCGTCGCCGACCTCAACGTCGCCCACGCGCAAAAGGTCGCCGCCGAACGCGGACTCACCTTCGGCGGCTCCGTCGACGAGCTGCTCGCCCGCGACGACATCGAGATCGTCGTCAACCTCACCATCCCCGCCGCCCACGCCGAGGTGAACCGCCGCGCCCTCGCCGCCGGCAAACACGTCTATTGCGAGAAGCCCTTCGCCCTCACCGCCGCCGATACCGCCGCCGTCGTCGCCGAAGCCGCCGCCGCCGGCCTGCGCGTCGGCAGTGCCCCCGACACCTTTCTCGGCGCCGGCCTGCAGACCGCCCGCCAACTAATCGACGCCGGCGCCATCGGCACGCCCGTCGCTGCCACCGGGTTCATGCTGTGCCCCGGCCACGAGTCCTGGCATCCGTCACCAGATTTCTACTACAAGTTTGGCGGCGGCCCCATGTTTGACATGGGTCCCTACTACCTGACCGCCCTCGTACACCTCCTCGGTCCCGTCGCCCGCGTGAGCGGCACCGCCCGCCAAACCTTCGCCGAGCGCACCATCACCAGCCAGCCCCGCGCCGGCGAGAAGGTGGCCGTTGAGGTGCCCACCCACTTCTCCTCCACGCTTGAGTTCGCCAACGGTCCTATCGGCACGCTGGTGATGAGCTTCGACGTGCCCAAAACCGACCTGCCCCACATCATCATTCATGGCACCGCCGGCACCCTGCGCGTCTGCGACCCCAACCGCTTCGACGATCCCTGTTTCCTCGCACCGGCTGGCAGCACCGACTTTGCCCCGGTCACCATGACCCACGCCACCGGCCGCGCCCGCGGCAGCGGTGTCGCCGACCTCGCCACCGCGCTCCGCAGTGGCCGCCCTCACCGCGCCAACGGCCAACTCGCCCACCATGTTGTGGAGCTCATGGAAGCCGCCACCCGCTCCGGCACCGAAGGCAAACACATCGTCATCGAATCCACCTGCCCCCGCCCCGCTGCGCTCCCCACCGAGCTGCCCAGCAGCGAATTCGAAGCGTAG
- a CDS encoding ThuA domain-containing protein, translating to MKRALFFSGGWPGHVPETFTQLYADALTAHGFECQLENETACLTRLDLTTFDLIVPNWTMGEWTADESKALRDAIHGGVNLGGFHGGLGDAFRADVEFKWMVGGTFVAHPHIGDYDVHVTDPEHVITQGIPPDFTYSSEQYYMLIDPGVHVLAETTYVWEGQSVPMPIAWIKHWGQGRVFYGALGHEPKEFETSPHAFDLNVRGLRWAARDL from the coding sequence ATGAAACGCGCCCTCTTTTTCAGCGGTGGCTGGCCCGGCCACGTCCCCGAGACCTTTACCCAACTCTACGCCGACGCGCTCACTGCGCACGGCTTCGAATGCCAACTCGAGAACGAGACCGCCTGCCTCACTCGCCTCGATCTCACCACCTTCGACCTCATCGTGCCCAACTGGACGATGGGCGAATGGACCGCCGACGAATCCAAGGCCCTGCGCGATGCCATCCACGGCGGCGTCAACCTCGGCGGTTTCCATGGCGGCCTCGGTGACGCCTTCCGCGCCGATGTGGAATTCAAGTGGATGGTCGGCGGCACGTTCGTCGCCCACCCGCACATCGGCGACTACGACGTGCATGTCACCGACCCCGAACACGTCATCACCCAGGGCATCCCTCCTGACTTCACGTATTCATCCGAGCAATACTACATGCTCATCGACCCGGGCGTGCACGTGCTGGCCGAGACCACCTACGTCTGGGAAGGCCAGTCTGTCCCCATGCCCATCGCCTGGATCAAACACTGGGGCCAGGGCCGCGTCTTCTACGGCGCCCTCGGCCACGAACCCAAAGAGTTTGAAACCTCCCCCCACGCCTTCGACCTCAACGTCCGCGGCCTCCGCTGGGCCGCGCGGGATCTTTGA
- a CDS encoding ATP-binding cassette domain-containing protein, with product MPLLTINDLTHAFGGPPVLEEVNLQVDAGERVCLVGRNGSGKSTFMKLLAGDMAPDRGTIVKAPGVRVARLPQDIPAGLTGTVHDVVAAGLVPLNDHEEDWEQEVRLENLLERMSLTPTADFPSLSGGLKRRVLLAQALASGPDLLLLDEPTNHLDIESIQWMETFLLESGLSLFFVSHDRAFLKKLATRIVELDRGVLTNWDCPYETFLVRRAERLEVQEREWAQKDKFLAQEEAWIRRGIKARRTRDQGRVTRLKQLRAERRSRRELQGNATMRVSEADRSGQRVVEAIGVDFAYPGAGDTPLVKGLELMVGRGDKIGLLGPNGAGKTTLVKLLLGELQPTAGELKFGTRLEVVYLDQLRAQIDGDKTMMENVAEGNDHVTVDGKRKHVISYLEDFLFEPDRARTPARVLSGGERNRLLLARLFTKPANVLVLDEPTNDLDSETLELLESLLVDFGGTLLVVSHDRDFLDNVVTSTLVAEGDGVWREYVGGYSDYAAERARNQPAKAPGSTTPATGEPEKAKPVWKKQPKPRKLNGKEKAELEALPAKIEALEAEQAELTGKLADPAFYAEKAAEVPAIKARLDAIEEETLEVFARWEELEAIKTASEQA from the coding sequence ATGCCACTGCTGACGATCAATGACCTGACCCATGCCTTTGGTGGACCGCCTGTGCTCGAGGAGGTGAACCTCCAAGTGGATGCCGGCGAGCGGGTGTGTCTGGTGGGGCGCAACGGCAGCGGTAAGTCGACCTTCATGAAGCTGCTGGCGGGCGACATGGCGCCGGACCGGGGCACGATCGTAAAAGCCCCCGGCGTGCGGGTGGCGCGACTGCCGCAGGACATTCCGGCGGGGCTGACCGGCACGGTGCACGATGTGGTCGCCGCCGGGCTGGTGCCGCTCAACGACCACGAGGAGGATTGGGAGCAGGAGGTGCGGCTGGAGAACCTGCTCGAGCGCATGTCGCTGACCCCCACGGCGGACTTCCCGTCGCTGTCCGGCGGATTGAAGCGCCGGGTGTTGCTGGCGCAGGCTCTGGCCAGTGGGCCGGACCTGCTGCTGTTGGACGAGCCGACCAACCATCTCGATATCGAGAGTATCCAGTGGATGGAGACGTTTTTGCTGGAGAGCGGTTTGTCGCTCTTCTTCGTGAGCCACGACCGGGCGTTTTTGAAGAAGCTGGCGACGCGCATCGTAGAACTCGATCGCGGCGTGCTGACCAACTGGGACTGCCCGTATGAAACCTTCCTCGTGCGTCGGGCGGAGCGCCTGGAAGTGCAGGAGCGGGAGTGGGCGCAGAAGGACAAGTTTCTGGCGCAGGAGGAGGCGTGGATCCGCCGTGGTATCAAGGCGCGGCGCACGCGTGACCAGGGTCGGGTGACGCGGCTGAAACAGTTGCGCGCCGAGCGACGTTCGCGGCGGGAGTTGCAGGGCAACGCCACCATGCGCGTGAGTGAGGCCGACCGCAGTGGTCAGCGCGTGGTCGAGGCCATCGGAGTGGACTTCGCGTATCCGGGAGCTGGTGACACGCCGCTGGTCAAAGGTCTCGAACTCATGGTGGGGCGCGGCGACAAGATCGGTCTGCTGGGGCCGAATGGCGCGGGCAAGACGACTTTGGTGAAGCTGTTGTTGGGGGAGCTGCAACCCACGGCCGGTGAGCTGAAGTTCGGCACGCGGTTGGAGGTGGTGTATCTCGACCAGTTGCGCGCCCAAATCGATGGCGACAAGACCATGATGGAGAATGTCGCCGAGGGGAACGACCACGTGACGGTCGACGGCAAGCGCAAGCACGTCATCAGCTACCTGGAGGATTTCCTGTTCGAGCCCGACCGCGCGCGCACGCCGGCCCGGGTGTTGAGTGGTGGGGAGCGCAACCGGCTGCTGTTGGCGCGACTCTTTACGAAGCCGGCCAATGTGCTGGTGCTCGACGAGCCGACGAACGACTTGGATTCCGAGACCCTCGAGTTGTTGGAAAGCCTGCTGGTGGACTTCGGCGGCACGCTGCTGGTGGTGAGCCATGACCGTGACTTTTTGGACAATGTGGTGACGTCGACGCTGGTGGCGGAGGGCGACGGAGTCTGGCGCGAGTATGTCGGCGGCTACAGTGACTACGCGGCGGAGCGAGCGCGGAACCAGCCGGCAAAGGCACCGGGGTCAACGACCCCGGCTACAGGGGAGCCGGAGAAGGCGAAGCCGGTATGGAAGAAGCAGCCGAAGCCGCGGAAGTTGAACGGCAAGGAGAAGGCCGAGTTGGAGGCTTTGCCGGCGAAGATCGAAGCCTTGGAAGCCGAGCAGGCAGAGCTCACCGGCAAGCTGGCCGATCCGGCCTTTTACGCCGAGAAAGCGGCCGAAGTGCCGGCAATCAAAGCGCGGCTCGATGCGATCGAAGAGGAGACGCTGGAGGTCTTCGCCCGCTGGGAAGAACTCGAGGCGATCAAAACCGCCAGCGAGCAGGCGTAG
- a CDS encoding PEP-CTERM sorting domain-containing protein (PEP-CTERM proteins occur, often in large numbers, in the proteomes of bacteria that also encode an exosortase, a predicted intramembrane cysteine proteinase. The presence of a PEP-CTERM domain at a protein's C-terminus predicts cleavage within the sorting domain, followed by covalent anchoring to some some component of the (usually Gram-negative) cell surface. Many PEP-CTERM proteins exhibit an unusual sequence composition that includes large numbers of potential glycosylation sites. Expression of one such protein has been shown restore the ability of a bacterium to form floc, a type of biofilm.): protein MRYLLRLLFALGCAALPARAQLSFAFDYSYDSAGFFSGENSYRRAYLEAAGAYLTSFVDATSVTAITPDATNSWAPVIFDPADYTQTIALGNISVAADTIVVYAGGTSFESPTTVAYGGPGAGSVPDGSSMEWISTLLYRGHVGYRMPPIGSITFTTDWAWYFDDDISTVEDMGTSLDFFSEAIHELSHLIGFGTTETWTGLVDSANGLFLGANAMAEFGGAVPLDDLQQHWAEGTMDYVAGTTVSHETAMDPTIYEGERKYLTDLDVAALADIGYTLSAVPEPATTTALLALVTLGYATLRRRRKRHSTAGS from the coding sequence ATGCGTTACCTCCTTCGCCTCCTTTTCGCGCTGGGCTGCGCCGCCCTGCCCGCCCGCGCTCAACTCAGTTTCGCCTTCGACTACAGCTACGACAGCGCCGGCTTTTTCTCCGGCGAAAACAGCTACCGCCGCGCCTACCTCGAAGCCGCCGGCGCCTACCTGACCAGCTTCGTCGACGCCACGTCCGTGACGGCGATCACGCCCGACGCCACCAACTCCTGGGCCCCCGTCATCTTCGACCCGGCCGACTACACGCAGACCATTGCGCTGGGCAACATCTCGGTCGCCGCCGACACCATCGTGGTCTACGCGGGCGGGACGAGTTTTGAGTCTCCCACCACCGTCGCTTACGGCGGTCCCGGCGCCGGCAGCGTGCCCGACGGATCCAGCATGGAATGGATCTCCACCCTGCTCTATCGCGGCCACGTCGGCTACCGCATGCCCCCCATCGGATCGATCACCTTCACCACCGACTGGGCGTGGTATTTCGATGACGATATCAGCACCGTGGAAGACATGGGCACCTCGCTCGACTTCTTCTCCGAAGCCATCCACGAGCTCAGCCACTTGATCGGCTTCGGCACCACCGAGACTTGGACCGGTCTGGTCGACAGCGCCAACGGTCTCTTCCTCGGTGCCAACGCGATGGCCGAATTCGGCGGCGCCGTGCCGCTTGACGACCTGCAACAGCACTGGGCCGAAGGCACCATGGACTACGTCGCGGGCACCACCGTGAGTCACGAAACTGCCATGGATCCCACCATCTACGAAGGCGAACGCAAATACCTCACCGACCTCGACGTCGCCGCCCTCGCCGACATCGGCTACACCCTCAGCGCCGTCCCCGAACCCGCCACCACCACCGCCCTCCTCGCCCTCGTCACCCTGGGCTACGCCACCCTCCGCCGCCGCCGCAAACGCCACTCCACCGCAGGTTCTTAA
- a CDS encoding RluA family pseudouridine synthase, with protein sequence MFANISCYKFARLDGLKALRERLLAFAKARGLKGTILLATEGINLFIAGPRADVDALVAEIRAVPGLEDLAPKYSDSEHQPFNRMLVRIKKEIIAFGVEGIDPAARTSPKLKAAELKRWLDEGRPVTLLDTRNDYEVKQGTFKGAVPAGIDHFRDFPDAVAKLPEDLKAQPVVMFCTGGIRCEKAGPFMEREGFREIYQLDGGILKYFEEVGGDHYDGECFVFDQRVGVDPALAETDSSQCFHCQSPLTAAEQAHPHYQPPYSCPHCYVPPAARAAERLAERQAALAAVADPLPGSVPYDNQRPFNVPGDFDRATLGEALAAAFPHLPSEHWATIVAEGRLVDGNGAPVGLDRAVRAGEFFAQLQPATVEPPVNANIRLLFEDEAIVVLHKPAPLPMHPAGRFNRNTLDYILAQAFRPYRLRAAHRLDANTSGLVVLARTRKHAGQLQPQFARGEVEKVYLARVHGKPEWETQLCKLPIGDAVGPAGNRSVSEGDGASRDARTLFSVVAYRESDDTTLIEARPISGRTNQIRLHLQSLGHPIVGDPTYGREAITTETAQTLAPDAAPMCLHCQWLEFTHPTTGERVSFEDHAPAWAAE encoded by the coding sequence ATGTTCGCCAATATTTCCTGTTACAAGTTTGCCCGGCTCGACGGCCTCAAGGCGCTGCGTGAGCGCTTGCTGGCTTTTGCCAAGGCGCGGGGGCTCAAGGGCACGATCCTATTGGCGACGGAGGGCATCAACCTGTTCATCGCCGGGCCGCGCGCCGACGTGGATGCCTTGGTGGCGGAGATCCGGGCGGTGCCGGGTCTGGAAGACCTCGCGCCGAAATACAGCGATAGTGAACACCAGCCTTTCAACCGCATGCTGGTGCGCATCAAAAAGGAGATCATCGCGTTTGGCGTGGAGGGCATCGACCCGGCGGCGCGCACGTCCCCGAAACTCAAGGCGGCCGAACTCAAACGCTGGCTCGATGAAGGGCGGCCGGTGACGCTGCTCGACACGCGCAACGACTACGAGGTGAAGCAGGGCACCTTTAAAGGCGCGGTGCCGGCGGGCATCGATCACTTTCGCGATTTTCCGGACGCGGTGGCGAAGCTGCCGGAGGACCTGAAGGCGCAGCCGGTGGTGATGTTCTGCACCGGCGGCATTCGCTGCGAAAAGGCGGGGCCGTTCATGGAGCGCGAGGGGTTTCGCGAGATCTACCAACTCGATGGCGGCATCCTGAAGTATTTTGAGGAAGTCGGCGGCGATCATTACGACGGCGAGTGCTTTGTTTTCGATCAACGCGTGGGCGTGGACCCGGCGCTGGCGGAGACCGACTCGAGTCAGTGTTTCCATTGTCAGAGTCCGCTCACCGCGGCGGAGCAGGCGCATCCGCATTACCAGCCGCCGTATAGTTGTCCGCATTGTTACGTGCCGCCGGCGGCGCGGGCGGCGGAGCGTCTGGCCGAGCGGCAGGCGGCGCTCGCGGCGGTGGCCGATCCGCTGCCGGGCAGCGTGCCGTATGACAATCAGCGGCCCTTCAACGTGCCGGGGGATTTTGATCGCGCGACCTTGGGTGAAGCGCTGGCGGCGGCGTTTCCGCATCTGCCATCCGAGCATTGGGCGACGATCGTGGCGGAAGGTCGGCTGGTGGATGGCAACGGGGCGCCGGTGGGCTTGGATCGCGCGGTGCGCGCCGGGGAGTTTTTTGCTCAACTGCAGCCCGCGACGGTGGAGCCGCCGGTGAATGCGAACATCCGGCTGTTGTTTGAGGATGAGGCTATCGTGGTGCTGCACAAACCGGCACCGTTGCCGATGCATCCGGCGGGGCGTTTTAACCGCAACACGCTCGACTACATCTTGGCGCAGGCCTTCCGGCCATATCGCTTGCGCGCGGCGCATCGCCTGGATGCGAACACCAGCGGCTTGGTGGTGCTGGCGCGCACGCGGAAACACGCGGGCCAGTTGCAGCCGCAGTTCGCGCGGGGCGAGGTCGAGAAAGTCTACCTGGCGCGAGTGCACGGCAAACCGGAGTGGGAGACGCAGCTGTGCAAACTGCCGATTGGCGACGCGGTCGGTCCGGCGGGCAATCGCAGCGTAAGCGAGGGCGACGGTGCCAGCCGCGACGCGCGCACGCTCTTCTCAGTCGTGGCGTATCGAGAAAGTGATGACACGACCTTGATCGAAGCGCGGCCGATCTCGGGGCGCACGAATCAGATTCGTCTGCATCTGCAAAGTCTGGGGCACCCGATTGTCGGTGACCCGACCTATGGCCGGGAGGCGATCACGACCGAGACCGCCCAGACCCTCGCGCCGGATGCGGCGCCGATGTGTCTGCACTGCCAGTGGCTGGAGTTCACGCATCCGACGACGGGCGAACGCGTGAGCTTTGAAGACCACGCGCCGGCGTGGGCGGCGGAGTAG
- a CDS encoding type II toxin-antitoxin system RelE/ParE family toxin, with translation MRPEVEHDMGKAADWYNERQPGLGLRFCEEVFQVWDRLAENPHVSARRHPLRNIRWLFPTHFPFRVAYEIDERRMEVVILAVMHAARADSPWTKRISD, from the coding sequence ATTCGACCCGAGGTCGAACACGACATGGGAAAGGCGGCCGATTGGTATAATGAGCGGCAACCCGGTTTGGGGCTCCGCTTCTGTGAAGAGGTGTTTCAGGTCTGGGATCGCTTGGCCGAAAATCCCCACGTCAGCGCGCGTCGACATCCTCTGCGGAATATTCGCTGGCTGTTCCCTACTCACTTTCCCTTTCGCGTCGCCTACGAGATCGATGAGCGCCGGATGGAAGTGGTCATTCTGGCCGTAATGCACGCCGCTCGCGCCGACTCCCCGTGGACTAAACGAATCAGCGACTGA